In Acidaminococcus timonensis, one DNA window encodes the following:
- the fni gene encoding type 2 isopentenyl-diphosphate Delta-isomerase — protein MKSRESRKIDHIKYALHLDDGPCATGFSDVQVMHRCLPQVDRRKVDLSTTLPGVGTLSSPLIINAITGGADGVKRINEKLAVVARETGCAMAVGSQYGAVRKGLHEDTFTIVRKANPDGILFANVSALAGPEEAQRAVDMIGARALQIHLNSAQELAMEEGDRDFSHWLEQIGEICASVSVPVIVKETGCGMDREDARKLLEAGASILDTGGAGGTNFPAIESCRYPEGNGELSRWGIPSALSLCEVVEARGWQQGIIASGGIRTALDVFKAQVLGANAVGMAGNILRSVQERGTRYTIDWIGRLQEAVKDFYTLTGCTEAGQLRQVRTYCTGDLAAALRSLSYGKKC, from the coding sequence ATGAAAAGCCGGGAGAGCCGTAAAATCGATCATATCAAGTATGCCCTGCACCTTGACGATGGTCCTTGCGCCACCGGCTTTTCTGATGTGCAGGTGATGCACCGGTGCCTGCCCCAGGTGGATCGGCGGAAAGTGGACCTTTCCACCACCCTGCCCGGGGTGGGGACCCTTTCTTCCCCCCTGATCATCAATGCCATCACCGGTGGCGCCGACGGGGTGAAGCGGATCAACGAAAAGCTGGCTGTGGTGGCCCGGGAGACGGGTTGTGCCATGGCGGTGGGGTCCCAGTACGGGGCCGTGCGCAAAGGCCTGCATGAGGACACCTTCACCATCGTCCGCAAAGCCAACCCTGATGGGATCCTGTTCGCCAACGTCAGTGCGCTGGCAGGACCGGAGGAGGCACAGCGGGCGGTGGACATGATCGGGGCCCGGGCACTGCAGATCCATCTGAACAGTGCCCAGGAACTGGCCATGGAAGAAGGGGACCGGGATTTTTCCCACTGGCTGGAGCAGATCGGAGAGATCTGTGCCAGTGTCTCCGTGCCGGTGATCGTCAAAGAGACCGGCTGCGGGATGGATCGGGAAGACGCCAGAAAGCTGCTGGAGGCCGGGGCATCCATCCTGGATACCGGCGGTGCCGGGGGCACCAACTTCCCGGCCATCGAAAGCTGCCGCTACCCGGAAGGGAACGGGGAACTGTCCCGCTGGGGCATCCCCTCCGCCCTGTCACTGTGTGAAGTGGTGGAGGCCCGGGGCTGGCAGCAGGGCATCATTGCCTCCGGAGGGATCCGGACGGCACTGGATGTGTTCAAAGCCCAGGTACTGGGCGCCAATGCAGTGGGGATGGCCGGAAATATCCTCCGTTCAGTCCAGGAACGGGGGACCCGCTATACCATCGACTGGATCGGGCGGCTGCAGGAGGCCGTGAAAGATTTCTACACCCTCACCGGGTGTACAGAGGCAGGACAGCTGCGGCAGGTGCGGACCTATTGTACCGGAGACCTGGCCGCGGCCCTGCGCTCTCTTTCCTACGGGAAAAAATGCTGA